A part of Oscillatoria sp. FACHB-1406 genomic DNA contains:
- the fabI gene encoding enoyl-ACP reductase FabI, translating into MLNLSGKNALVTGIANNRSIAWGIAQQLHAAGANLGVTYLPDEKGRFEKKVRELVEEPIAPSIFVPCDVQNDEQIQEAFNTVADKWGKLDILIHCLAFADKEGLSGDFSAISRQAFSQALEISTYSLGRLAGAAKPLMNEGGSIVTLTYLGGVRAIPNYNLMGVAKAGLEMSVRYLAAEMGPHNIRVNAISAGPIRTLASSAVGGILDMIHHVEEVAPLRRTVTQTEVGNAAAFLCSDLASGITGQVLYVDAGYEIMGM; encoded by the coding sequence ATGCTAAATTTAAGCGGAAAAAATGCCCTCGTAACTGGTATTGCTAACAATCGCTCCATTGCTTGGGGAATTGCCCAACAACTCCACGCTGCCGGTGCAAACTTAGGCGTGACTTATCTTCCCGACGAAAAGGGACGCTTTGAGAAAAAAGTGCGCGAATTAGTCGAAGAACCGATCGCGCCTAGCATTTTTGTTCCCTGCGACGTTCAAAATGACGAGCAAATTCAAGAAGCTTTTAACACTGTTGCCGATAAATGGGGCAAACTCGACATTTTAATTCACTGTTTGGCCTTTGCCGATAAAGAAGGTTTATCCGGCGATTTTAGCGCCATTTCTCGCCAAGCCTTTTCCCAAGCTTTAGAAATTAGTACCTATTCTCTCGGTCGTTTGGCAGGGGCGGCTAAACCCTTAATGAACGAGGGCGGCAGTATCGTCACGCTCACCTATTTAGGCGGCGTTAGAGCGATCCCCAACTATAATTTAATGGGAGTCGCAAAAGCCGGTTTAGAGATGAGCGTGCGCTACCTCGCCGCCGAAATGGGACCTCATAATATCCGCGTTAATGCCATCTCAGCAGGGCCGATTCGTACCCTCGCATCTTCTGCCGTCGGGGGCATTCTCGATATGATTCACCACGTTGAAGAAGTTGCACCCCTGCGCCGCACGGTGACGCAAACCGAAGTCGGGAACGCCGCAGCTTTCTTGTGTAGCGATTTAGCCAGCGGCATCACCGGACAAGTATTATATGTCGATGCCGGTTACGAAATTATGGGAATGTAA
- a CDS encoding response regulator: MTSEEALQLIEALLNAQTGKQLTLPEREILKAAWNNETYTTVAERLYLSLGYIKDLAAALWQCLSNVCGEKITKNNFRRIMEEQSNKNPSTPDNRGERDSHRNEHPKGNILIIDDSIKNLEFLTKVLSKRGYNVRGVTSGKMALIIIRHHSPDLILLNIEMPLMNGYDIYQSLKADEASADIPIVLLSAPYKITNKVRTIKVVGVDMAKIFEPEESLGKDSNLLNIQQQKLQLMKQIEQYKQTSEILSQSRTLLTSLLNNSKDGIAALEAIRDTTTEEIEDFSCLVSNRAFAKILGQKREELIGNTIQKKLIERLTPTLFDLLVEVVETGEEIEQEFYWENDDQQNWYCLSAVKFADGCSITIRNITEFKLLELRMKLAAHFQ; this comes from the coding sequence ATGACAAGCGAAGAAGCACTCCAACTTATAGAAGCACTCTTAAACGCTCAAACTGGGAAACAACTAACTCTCCCAGAAAGAGAAATCCTTAAGGCAGCTTGGAACAATGAAACCTATACCACTGTTGCCGAACGGTTATATTTAAGCCTTGGTTATATTAAAGATTTAGCTGCTGCGTTATGGCAATGCCTTTCAAACGTATGTGGAGAAAAAATAACTAAAAATAACTTTCGACGCATTATGGAAGAGCAAAGCAACAAAAATCCTTCTACTCCAGACAATCGAGGGGAAAGAGATTCTCATCGAAATGAACATCCTAAAGGTAACATTTTAATTATTGACGACTCAATTAAGAACTTAGAATTCTTAACAAAAGTATTGAGCAAACGGGGCTATAATGTTCGCGGTGTCACCAGCGGTAAGATGGCATTAATAATAATCCGCCATCACTCACCCGATCTGATTTTACTGAATATTGAAATGCCCCTAATGAATGGCTATGATATCTACCAATCCTTAAAAGCGGATGAAGCCAGCGCGGACATCCCGATCGTTTTATTAAGTGCGCCCTACAAAATCACCAATAAGGTGAGAACGATAAAAGTGGTTGGAGTTGATATGGCTAAAATTTTTGAGCCAGAAGAATCTCTCGGCAAGGATTCAAATCTCCTCAATATTCAGCAGCAAAAACTCCAGCTAATGAAGCAAATCGAACAGTATAAACAAACCTCAGAGATTCTCTCCCAATCTCGAACTTTACTGACGAGTTTGTTGAACAATTCTAAAGATGGTATTGCTGCCTTAGAAGCGATAAGAGATACGACAACCGAAGAAATCGAAGATTTTTCTTGTTTGGTTTCCAATCGCGCCTTTGCTAAAATCTTAGGTCAAAAACGAGAAGAACTCATCGGTAACACCATTCAGAAAAAGTTGATAGAGCGACTGACTCCGACCCTGTTTGATTTACTCGTAGAAGTTGTTGAAACGGGAGAAGAAATCGAGCAAGAATTTTATTGGGAAAATGACGACCAGCAGAACTGGTATTGCTTGAGTGCTGTAAAATTTGCAGATGGTTGTTCGATTACCATCCGCAATATCACAGAGTTCAAACTTCTGGAACTCAGAATGAAGTTAGCCGCGCATTTCCAGTAA